The Castanea sativa cultivar Marrone di Chiusa Pesio chromosome 11, ASM4071231v1 genome contains a region encoding:
- the LOC142616418 gene encoding uncharacterized protein LOC142616418, translating to MKCAFGVSARKFLGFLVQHKGISVDLAKAMAIATMKRPTTARELKSFLGRVSYIRRTLKNAETKYPKIEKACLVVIYTSQRQIQYFSTHQILLVTKSHPIRALLHQPLLTGRIAQWLVLLSQYDIGIRTPKAAKSQAIVDLLAQFLGSEECSLSEEIPREVAVIELPGKKWTMRFDGSTTATSNGLGIVLSCEDGDTLPLSFKLGFSCSNNAAEYEAYLTRLTIAIAIGVKHMRVLGDSNLVVSQVK from the exons ATGAAGTGTGCCTTCGGGGTGTCTGCTAGGAAATTCCTTGGGTTCCTGGTACAACATAAAGGTATAAGTGTGGATCTAGCAAAGGCCATGGCAATTGCCACAATGAAGAGGCCTACAACTGCAAGGGAACTCAAAAGCTTCTTGGGGAGGGTCTCCTACATCAGAAG GACACTTAAGAATGCTGAGACCAAGTACCCCAAGATAGAGAAGGCTTGCCTAGTGGTGATCTACACGTCCCAAAGGCAGATACAATATTTCTCGACCCATCAGATCCTTTTGGTGACTAAGTCTCACCCTATAAGGGCACTTCTCCATCAACCCCTCTTGACAGGAAGGATAGCGCAATGGTTGGTTCTACTCTCTCAGTACGACATAGGTATCAGGACCCCCAAGGCTGCCAAAAGCCAAGCCATAGTAGACCTGCTAGCCCAATTCCTCGGAAGCGAAGAATGTTCGCTAAGTGAAGAGATCCCTAGGGAGGTGGCAGTGATAGAACTCCCAGGAAAAAAGTGGACGATGAGGTTCGATGGGTCAACAACGGCAACCTCAAATGGACTGGGAATTGTATTAAGTTGTGAAGATGGGGATACCCTACCCTTATCTTTCAAACTAGGGTTCTCCTGCTCAAACAACGCCGCTGAATATGAGGCGTATCTGACTAGGCTGACAATAGCAATCGCTATAGGAGTAAAGCACATGAGGGTTTTAGGAGACTCCAATCTTGTAGTCTCTCAAGTAAAATGA